The window CTCGTCGGCCTCGGCCGGCTCGGTGGCCACGGTCTGGCGCAAGGGAGCACCCATATAATTTTGCTGTTCCTTCAACTGCGGTCGCTCCGGCGCCGCCTGCTGGTGATGACCGCGATGCGTATGAGCCCTGCCGCCCACTGGCGCGCGACCCTGGCCGTGGTGCTGGCGGCCGCCAGCATCGGACTGATCGGATGTGCCGGCGGCCCGAAGGACGAGTTTGCCGGCAAGAGCACCGACAAATTGTACGAAGAGGCCCGCGACGAAGCCGCCAACGGCAACTGGGAGCGCGCCTCCAAGCTGTACGAGAAGCTCGAGGCGCGCACCGCCGGCACCCAGCAGGCGCAGCAGACGCAGATCGACCTCGCCTACGCGTACTACAAGACGAACGAAAAGGCTCAGGCGCTGTCGACGATCGAACGCTTCATCAAGCTGCATCCCAGCAGCCCGGCGATCGACTATGCCTACTACCTGCAGGGCCTGATCAACTTCAACGAGAACCTCGGCCTGCTCGGCGGGCTGGCACGCCAGGATCTCTCCGAACGCGACCAGCAGGCCGCGCGCGACGCCTACCAGAGCTTTCGCCAGCTCACGCTGCAGTTCCCCAATTCCAAGTACACGCCGGATGCGCAGCTGCGCATGAACTACATCGTCAACACGCTGGCCACCTACGAGGTCCACGTGGCGCGCTACTACTACCGCCGCGGCGCCTACGTGGCCGCGGCCAACCGCGCCCAGCAGGCCGTGCAGGAATTCCAGCGCGCTCCTGCGACCGAGGAGGCGCTCTACATCCTGGGCATCAGCTACGACAAGCTCGGCCTGACCGAACTGCGCGACGATGCCCAGCGTGTGCTGCAGACCAACTTTCCGGAATCGCGCTACGTGAAGGACGGCTTCGAGACGGCCGACAAGCCCTGGTGGCAGATCTGGTGATCAGGCGGCCGGACCCACGGCGCTGATCCCGCCGCCTCAAGCCCAGGCCGACGCCGCCTTCGATATCTCGGCCAACCACGCCAGCGCCTGCGCTTCCTCGCGCAGCACCTGCATCGGCGGCAAAGCGGCCCTCATGCGCTGTCCATAGCCCATCGTGCCCATGCGGGGGTCGCACACGACCAGCAGACCGCGATCGCTCTCGCTGCGGATCAGCCGGCCGGCCCCCTGTTTCAGCGAGACCGCAGCCTCGGCCACGAAGTAGTCGTTGAAGGGGTTGCGCCCCTCGCTCTCGAGCCGCTTCACGCGCGCCTCGACCAGCGGATCGTTCGGCGGCGGGAACGGCAGCTTGTCGATGATCACGCACTGCAGTGCCTCGCCGGGCACGTCGATGCCTTCCCAGAAGCTCTGCGAACCGACCAGCACCGCGCGAGGTGTGTCGAGGAAGCGCTGCAGCAGCTGGCGCTTGGGCCCGCTGCCCTGCATCAGCACGGTGATCGGCTCCGCATCGCCCTCGAAGTCGGACTGCAGCGCCTCGCCCACGCCGGACAGCGCACGCAGGGTCGTCGTCAGCACGAAGGTGCGCCCCCCCGCGGCCCGCGCGCAGGCCGCCGCCAGGCGTGCAACCGCCGCCGTGTGGCCCGGCTCGTTCGGCTTCGGGAAACGCGTGGGGACGTAGAGCCGCGCGTGCATCGGGTAGTCGAAGGGGCTGTCGACGCGCAGCGTGCGCGCCGTCTCCAACCCGGCCTGCTCGGTGAACCAGGTGAGCCGCTCGTCGGCTCCGAGCGTGGCCGACGTGAAGATCCAGGCCTTGGGCGCCGCCGCGATCTGCTCGCGCATCGCGTCGCGCACGTCGAGCGGGGATTCCACCAGCCGCAGCCCCTGCGGTGTGAGGTCGATCCAGCGCACGCGCCCCGGCTCGGCCTCGAGCCCGAAGCCGGCGGCGCGGGCGGCCAGCGTCGACGCCCGCTCCGCGAGCTTGGCCAGATCGGGTGACATCTCCGCCACGACGTCGAGCGCGTCGGCCGCACTCCGGCAGGCCTGCCCCAGCGCGGCGAGTGTCTCGATGAAGTCGGCCCGGTCGGCGCGATCGCCCCAGCGCAGCTTGAGGCTGCCGCGCACCTCGCGAAGGGGCCCGTTGGCCGCG is drawn from Methylibium petroleiphilum PM1 and contains these coding sequences:
- a CDS encoding outer membrane protein assembly factor BamD, whose protein sequence is MSPAAHWRATLAVVLAAASIGLIGCAGGPKDEFAGKSTDKLYEEARDEAANGNWERASKLYEKLEARTAGTQQAQQTQIDLAYAYYKTNEKAQALSTIERFIKLHPSSPAIDYAYYLQGLINFNENLGLLGGLARQDLSERDQQAARDAYQSFRQLTLQFPNSKYTPDAQLRMNYIVNTLATYEVHVARYYYRRGAYVAAANRAQQAVQEFQRAPATEEALYILGISYDKLGLTELRDDAQRVLQTNFPESRYVKDGFETADKPWWQIW
- a CDS encoding ATP-dependent DNA helicase, yielding MSPANGMRSELQKAVSAAFAFGGPLQRADAQYRERGAQLELAAAVADAIDAREVLVAEAGTGVGKTFAYLVPALLAGHRTLISTATKSLQDQLFLRDLPRLREVLALPVSVALLKGRGSYLCLQRLVLARETTALPDRYAARTLAKIEQWAQRTVSGDLAELEGLDERSSVIPLVTSTRENCLGSECPEYRGCHVMKARREAMAADLVVVNHHLFFADLSLRDTGMAELLPSVDVAVFDEAHQLAEAGVAFLGSTLGSAQVVDFARDMLAVGLAQARGLQPWQDLAARCDRAARDLRLAANGPLREVRGSLKLRWGDRADRADFIETLAALGQACRSAADALDVVAEMSPDLAKLAERASTLAARAAGFGLEAEPGRVRWIDLTPQGLRLVESPLDVRDAMREQIAAAPKAWIFTSATLGADERLTWFTEQAGLETARTLRVDSPFDYPMHARLYVPTRFPKPNEPGHTAAVARLAAACARAAGGRTFVLTTTLRALSGVGEALQSDFEGDAEPITVLMQGSGPKRQLLQRFLDTPRAVLVGSQSFWEGIDVPGEALQCVIIDKLPFPPPNDPLVEARVKRLESEGRNPFNDYFVAEAAVSLKQGAGRLIRSESDRGLLVVCDPRMGTMGYGQRMRAALPPMQVLREEAQALAWLAEISKAASAWA